The Haemorhous mexicanus isolate bHaeMex1 chromosome 26, bHaeMex1.pri, whole genome shotgun sequence genome includes a region encoding these proteins:
- the PCBP3 gene encoding poly(rC)-binding protein 3 isoform X11, with product MESKVSEGGLNVTLTIRLLMHGKEVGSIIGKKGETVKKMREESGARINISEGNCPERIVTITGPTDAIFKAFAMIAYKFEEDITNSMSNSTATSKPPVTLRLVVPASQCGSLIGKGGSKIKEIRESTGAQVQVAGDMLPNSTERAVTISGTPDAIIQCVKQICVVMLEVQSVTKRSPPKGATIPYRPKPASTPVIFAGGQAYTIQGQYAIPHPDLTKLHQLAMQQTPFTPLGQTTPAFPGLDASPPASTHELTIPNDLIGCIIGRQGTKINEIRQMSGAQIKIANATEGSSERQITITGTPANISLAQYLINARLTSEVTGMGAL from the exons ATGGAGTCCAAGGTCTCCGAAGGCGGTCTCAACGTCACCCTCACCATCCGGCTGCTGATGCACGGCAAG gAAGTGGGAAGCATCATCGGGAAG AAAGGAGAGACCGTGAAGAAGATGCGTGAGGAG AGTGGGGCAAGGATCAACATCTCAGAGGGGAACTGCCCTGAGCGGATTGTGACCATCACTGGCCCCACTGATGCCATCTTCAAGGCTTTTGCCATGATTGCCTACAAATTTGAGGAG GACATAACCAACTCCATGAGCAACAGCACCGCTACCAGCAAACCTCCAGTGACACTGCGGCTGGTGGTGCCAGCGAGTCAGTGTGGCTCTCTCATTGGCAAGGGGGGCTCCAAGATCAAGGAAATCCGAGAG TCCACAGGTGCTCAGGTCCAAGTGGCGGGGGACATGCTGCCCAACTCCACGGAGCGGGCGGTGACAATCTCAGGGACACCCGATGCAATTATACAGTGTGTCAAACAGATCTGTGTGGTGATGCTGGAGGTACAGTCTGTAACAAAGAGG TCCCCACCAAAAGGTGCCACCATTCCCTACCGCCCAAAGCCCGCCTCCACCCCTGTCATTTTTGCAGGTGGTCAG GCCTATACAATTCAGGGACAATACGCTATTCCACACCCAGAT TTGACCAAGCTCCACCAGTTGGCTATGCAGCAAACCCCCTTTACTCCCCTTGGACAGACCACCCCCGCTTTCCCTG GTTTGGATGCCAGTCCCCCGGCCAGTACTCATGAACTCACCATTCCCAATGAT CTAATAGGCTGCATAATCGGACGCCAAGGGACCAAAATCAATGAAATTCGGCAGATGTCGGGAGCGCAGATCAAAATCGCAAATGCCACAGAAGGGTCATCGGAGCGCCAAATTACCATCACAGGAACCCCTGCAAACATCAGCCTTGCACAGTACCTCATCAACGCCAG GCTGACGTCTGAGGTCACTGGAATGGGCGCACTCTAA
- the PCBP3 gene encoding poly(rC)-binding protein 3 isoform X15, which yields MESKVSEGGLNVTLTIRLLMHGKEVGSIIGKKGETVKKMREESGARINISEGNCPERIVTITGPTDAIFKAFAMIAYKFEEDITNSMSNSTATSKPPVTLRLVVPASQCGSLIGKGGSKIKEIRESTGAQVQVAGDMLPNSTERAVTISGTPDAIIQCVKQICVVMLESPPKGATIPYRPKPASTPVIFAGGQAYTIQGQYAIPHPDLTKLHQLAMQQTPFTPLGQTTPAFPGLDASPPASTHELTIPNDLIGCIIGRQGTKINEIRQMSGAQIKIANATEGSSERQITITGTPANISLAQYLINARLTSEVTGMGAL from the exons ATGGAGTCCAAGGTCTCCGAAGGCGGTCTCAACGTCACCCTCACCATCCGGCTGCTGATGCACGGCAAG gAAGTGGGAAGCATCATCGGGAAG AAAGGAGAGACCGTGAAGAAGATGCGTGAGGAG AGTGGGGCAAGGATCAACATCTCAGAGGGGAACTGCCCTGAGCGGATTGTGACCATCACTGGCCCCACTGATGCCATCTTCAAGGCTTTTGCCATGATTGCCTACAAATTTGAGGAG GACATAACCAACTCCATGAGCAACAGCACCGCTACCAGCAAACCTCCAGTGACACTGCGGCTGGTGGTGCCAGCGAGTCAGTGTGGCTCTCTCATTGGCAAGGGGGGCTCCAAGATCAAGGAAATCCGAGAG TCCACAGGTGCTCAGGTCCAAGTGGCGGGGGACATGCTGCCCAACTCCACGGAGCGGGCGGTGACAATCTCAGGGACACCCGATGCAATTATACAGTGTGTCAAACAGATCTGTGTGGTGATGCTGGAG TCCCCACCAAAAGGTGCCACCATTCCCTACCGCCCAAAGCCCGCCTCCACCCCTGTCATTTTTGCAGGTGGTCAG GCCTATACAATTCAGGGACAATACGCTATTCCACACCCAGAT TTGACCAAGCTCCACCAGTTGGCTATGCAGCAAACCCCCTTTACTCCCCTTGGACAGACCACCCCCGCTTTCCCTG GTTTGGATGCCAGTCCCCCGGCCAGTACTCATGAACTCACCATTCCCAATGAT CTAATAGGCTGCATAATCGGACGCCAAGGGACCAAAATCAATGAAATTCGGCAGATGTCGGGAGCGCAGATCAAAATCGCAAATGCCACAGAAGGGTCATCGGAGCGCCAAATTACCATCACAGGAACCCCTGCAAACATCAGCCTTGCACAGTACCTCATCAACGCCAG GCTGACGTCTGAGGTCACTGGAATGGGCGCACTCTAA
- the PCBP3 gene encoding poly(rC)-binding protein 3 isoform X14 gives MESKVSEGGLNVTLTIRLLMHGKEVGSIIGKKGETVKKMREESGARINISEGNCPERIVTITGPTDAIFKAFAMIAYKFEEDITNSMSNSTATSKPPVTLRLVVPASQCGSLIGKGGSKIKEIRESTGAQVQVAGDMLPNSTERAVTISGTPDAIIQCVKQICVVMLESPPKGATIPYRPKPASTPVIFAGGQAYTIQGQYAIPHPDQLTKLHQLAMQQTPFTPLGQTTPAFPGLDASPPASTHELTIPNDLIGCIIGRQGTKINEIRQMSGAQIKIANATEGSSERQITITGTPANISLAQYLINARLTSEVTGMGAL, from the exons ATGGAGTCCAAGGTCTCCGAAGGCGGTCTCAACGTCACCCTCACCATCCGGCTGCTGATGCACGGCAAG gAAGTGGGAAGCATCATCGGGAAG AAAGGAGAGACCGTGAAGAAGATGCGTGAGGAG AGTGGGGCAAGGATCAACATCTCAGAGGGGAACTGCCCTGAGCGGATTGTGACCATCACTGGCCCCACTGATGCCATCTTCAAGGCTTTTGCCATGATTGCCTACAAATTTGAGGAG GACATAACCAACTCCATGAGCAACAGCACCGCTACCAGCAAACCTCCAGTGACACTGCGGCTGGTGGTGCCAGCGAGTCAGTGTGGCTCTCTCATTGGCAAGGGGGGCTCCAAGATCAAGGAAATCCGAGAG TCCACAGGTGCTCAGGTCCAAGTGGCGGGGGACATGCTGCCCAACTCCACGGAGCGGGCGGTGACAATCTCAGGGACACCCGATGCAATTATACAGTGTGTCAAACAGATCTGTGTGGTGATGCTGGAG TCCCCACCAAAAGGTGCCACCATTCCCTACCGCCCAAAGCCCGCCTCCACCCCTGTCATTTTTGCAGGTGGTCAG GCCTATACAATTCAGGGACAATACGCTATTCCACACCCAGAT CAGTTGACCAAGCTCCACCAGTTGGCTATGCAGCAAACCCCCTTTACTCCCCTTGGACAGACCACCCCCGCTTTCCCTG GTTTGGATGCCAGTCCCCCGGCCAGTACTCATGAACTCACCATTCCCAATGAT CTAATAGGCTGCATAATCGGACGCCAAGGGACCAAAATCAATGAAATTCGGCAGATGTCGGGAGCGCAGATCAAAATCGCAAATGCCACAGAAGGGTCATCGGAGCGCCAAATTACCATCACAGGAACCCCTGCAAACATCAGCCTTGCACAGTACCTCATCAACGCCAG GCTGACGTCTGAGGTCACTGGAATGGGCGCACTCTAA
- the PCBP3 gene encoding poly(rC)-binding protein 3 isoform X8, with protein sequence MESKVSEGGLNVTLTIRLLMHGKEVGSIIGKKGETVKKMREESGARINISEGNCPERIVTITGPTDAIFKAFAMIAYKFEEDITNSMSNSTATSKPPVTLRLVVPASQCGSLIGKGGSKIKEIRESTGAQVQVAGDMLPNSTERAVTISGTPDAIIQCVKQICVVMLESPPKGATIPYRPKPASTPVIFAGGQAYTIQGQYAIPHPDLTKLHQLAMQQTPFTPLGQTTPAFPGEKLPLHSSEEAQNLMGQSSGLDASPPASTHELTIPNDLIGCIIGRQGTKINEIRQMSGAQIKIANATEGSSERQITITGTPANISLAQYLINARLTSEVTGMGAL encoded by the exons ATGGAGTCCAAGGTCTCCGAAGGCGGTCTCAACGTCACCCTCACCATCCGGCTGCTGATGCACGGCAAG gAAGTGGGAAGCATCATCGGGAAG AAAGGAGAGACCGTGAAGAAGATGCGTGAGGAG AGTGGGGCAAGGATCAACATCTCAGAGGGGAACTGCCCTGAGCGGATTGTGACCATCACTGGCCCCACTGATGCCATCTTCAAGGCTTTTGCCATGATTGCCTACAAATTTGAGGAG GACATAACCAACTCCATGAGCAACAGCACCGCTACCAGCAAACCTCCAGTGACACTGCGGCTGGTGGTGCCAGCGAGTCAGTGTGGCTCTCTCATTGGCAAGGGGGGCTCCAAGATCAAGGAAATCCGAGAG TCCACAGGTGCTCAGGTCCAAGTGGCGGGGGACATGCTGCCCAACTCCACGGAGCGGGCGGTGACAATCTCAGGGACACCCGATGCAATTATACAGTGTGTCAAACAGATCTGTGTGGTGATGCTGGAG TCCCCACCAAAAGGTGCCACCATTCCCTACCGCCCAAAGCCCGCCTCCACCCCTGTCATTTTTGCAGGTGGTCAG GCCTATACAATTCAGGGACAATACGCTATTCCACACCCAGAT TTGACCAAGCTCCACCAGTTGGCTATGCAGCAAACCCCCTTTACTCCCCTTGGACAGACCACCCCCGCTTTCCCTG gagaaaagctgcCCTTACATTCCTCCGAAGAAGCTCAAAATCTGATGGGCCAGTCATCAG GTTTGGATGCCAGTCCCCCGGCCAGTACTCATGAACTCACCATTCCCAATGAT CTAATAGGCTGCATAATCGGACGCCAAGGGACCAAAATCAATGAAATTCGGCAGATGTCGGGAGCGCAGATCAAAATCGCAAATGCCACAGAAGGGTCATCGGAGCGCCAAATTACCATCACAGGAACCCCTGCAAACATCAGCCTTGCACAGTACCTCATCAACGCCAG GCTGACGTCTGAGGTCACTGGAATGGGCGCACTCTAA
- the PCBP3 gene encoding poly(rC)-binding protein 3 isoform X7 — MESKVSEGGLNVTLTIRLLMHGKEVGSIIGKKGETVKKMREESGARINISEGNCPERIVTITGPTDAIFKAFAMIAYKFEEDITNSMSNSTATSKPPVTLRLVVPASQCGSLIGKGGSKIKEIRESTGAQVQVAGDMLPNSTERAVTISGTPDAIIQCVKQICVVMLESPPKGATIPYRPKPASTPVIFAGGQAYTIQGQYAIPHPDQLTKLHQLAMQQTPFTPLGQTTPAFPGEKLPLHSSEEAQNLMGQSSGLDASPPASTHELTIPNDLIGCIIGRQGTKINEIRQMSGAQIKIANATEGSSERQITITGTPANISLAQYLINARLTSEVTGMGAL, encoded by the exons ATGGAGTCCAAGGTCTCCGAAGGCGGTCTCAACGTCACCCTCACCATCCGGCTGCTGATGCACGGCAAG gAAGTGGGAAGCATCATCGGGAAG AAAGGAGAGACCGTGAAGAAGATGCGTGAGGAG AGTGGGGCAAGGATCAACATCTCAGAGGGGAACTGCCCTGAGCGGATTGTGACCATCACTGGCCCCACTGATGCCATCTTCAAGGCTTTTGCCATGATTGCCTACAAATTTGAGGAG GACATAACCAACTCCATGAGCAACAGCACCGCTACCAGCAAACCTCCAGTGACACTGCGGCTGGTGGTGCCAGCGAGTCAGTGTGGCTCTCTCATTGGCAAGGGGGGCTCCAAGATCAAGGAAATCCGAGAG TCCACAGGTGCTCAGGTCCAAGTGGCGGGGGACATGCTGCCCAACTCCACGGAGCGGGCGGTGACAATCTCAGGGACACCCGATGCAATTATACAGTGTGTCAAACAGATCTGTGTGGTGATGCTGGAG TCCCCACCAAAAGGTGCCACCATTCCCTACCGCCCAAAGCCCGCCTCCACCCCTGTCATTTTTGCAGGTGGTCAG GCCTATACAATTCAGGGACAATACGCTATTCCACACCCAGAT CAGTTGACCAAGCTCCACCAGTTGGCTATGCAGCAAACCCCCTTTACTCCCCTTGGACAGACCACCCCCGCTTTCCCTG gagaaaagctgcCCTTACATTCCTCCGAAGAAGCTCAAAATCTGATGGGCCAGTCATCAG GTTTGGATGCCAGTCCCCCGGCCAGTACTCATGAACTCACCATTCCCAATGAT CTAATAGGCTGCATAATCGGACGCCAAGGGACCAAAATCAATGAAATTCGGCAGATGTCGGGAGCGCAGATCAAAATCGCAAATGCCACAGAAGGGTCATCGGAGCGCCAAATTACCATCACAGGAACCCCTGCAAACATCAGCCTTGCACAGTACCTCATCAACGCCAG GCTGACGTCTGAGGTCACTGGAATGGGCGCACTCTAA
- the PCBP3 gene encoding poly(rC)-binding protein 3 isoform X3, which produces MESKVSEGGLNVTLTIRLLMHGKEVGSIIGKKGETVKKMREESGARINISEGNCPERIVTITGPTDAIFKAFAMIAYKFEEDITNSMSNSTATSKPPVTLRLVVPASQCGSLIGKGGSKIKEIRESTGAQVQVAGDMLPNSTERAVTISGTPDAIIQCVKQICVVMLEVQSVTKRSPPKGATIPYRPKPASTPVIFAGGQAYTIQGQYAIPHPDQLTKLHQLAMQQTPFTPLGQTTPAFPGEKLPLHSSEEAQNLMGQSSGLDASPPASTHELTIPNDLIGCIIGRQGTKINEIRQMSGAQIKIANATEGSSERQITITGTPANISLAQYLINARLTSEVTGMGAL; this is translated from the exons ATGGAGTCCAAGGTCTCCGAAGGCGGTCTCAACGTCACCCTCACCATCCGGCTGCTGATGCACGGCAAG gAAGTGGGAAGCATCATCGGGAAG AAAGGAGAGACCGTGAAGAAGATGCGTGAGGAG AGTGGGGCAAGGATCAACATCTCAGAGGGGAACTGCCCTGAGCGGATTGTGACCATCACTGGCCCCACTGATGCCATCTTCAAGGCTTTTGCCATGATTGCCTACAAATTTGAGGAG GACATAACCAACTCCATGAGCAACAGCACCGCTACCAGCAAACCTCCAGTGACACTGCGGCTGGTGGTGCCAGCGAGTCAGTGTGGCTCTCTCATTGGCAAGGGGGGCTCCAAGATCAAGGAAATCCGAGAG TCCACAGGTGCTCAGGTCCAAGTGGCGGGGGACATGCTGCCCAACTCCACGGAGCGGGCGGTGACAATCTCAGGGACACCCGATGCAATTATACAGTGTGTCAAACAGATCTGTGTGGTGATGCTGGAGGTACAGTCTGTAACAAAGAGG TCCCCACCAAAAGGTGCCACCATTCCCTACCGCCCAAAGCCCGCCTCCACCCCTGTCATTTTTGCAGGTGGTCAG GCCTATACAATTCAGGGACAATACGCTATTCCACACCCAGAT CAGTTGACCAAGCTCCACCAGTTGGCTATGCAGCAAACCCCCTTTACTCCCCTTGGACAGACCACCCCCGCTTTCCCTG gagaaaagctgcCCTTACATTCCTCCGAAGAAGCTCAAAATCTGATGGGCCAGTCATCAG GTTTGGATGCCAGTCCCCCGGCCAGTACTCATGAACTCACCATTCCCAATGAT CTAATAGGCTGCATAATCGGACGCCAAGGGACCAAAATCAATGAAATTCGGCAGATGTCGGGAGCGCAGATCAAAATCGCAAATGCCACAGAAGGGTCATCGGAGCGCCAAATTACCATCACAGGAACCCCTGCAAACATCAGCCTTGCACAGTACCTCATCAACGCCAG GCTGACGTCTGAGGTCACTGGAATGGGCGCACTCTAA
- the PCBP3 gene encoding poly(rC)-binding protein 3 isoform X4, with amino-acid sequence MESKVSEGGLNVTLTIRLLMHGKEVGSIIGKKGETVKKMREESGARINISEGNCPERIVTITGPTDAIFKAFAMIAYKFEEDITNSMSNSTATSKPPVTLRLVVPASQCGSLIGKGGSKIKEIRESTGAQVQVAGDMLPNSTERAVTISGTPDAIIQCVKQICVVMLEVQSVTKRSPPKGATIPYRPKPASTPVIFAGGQAYTIQGQYAIPHPDLTKLHQLAMQQTPFTPLGQTTPAFPGEKLPLHSSEEAQNLMGQSSGLDASPPASTHELTIPNDLIGCIIGRQGTKINEIRQMSGAQIKIANATEGSSERQITITGTPANISLAQYLINARLTSEVTGMGAL; translated from the exons ATGGAGTCCAAGGTCTCCGAAGGCGGTCTCAACGTCACCCTCACCATCCGGCTGCTGATGCACGGCAAG gAAGTGGGAAGCATCATCGGGAAG AAAGGAGAGACCGTGAAGAAGATGCGTGAGGAG AGTGGGGCAAGGATCAACATCTCAGAGGGGAACTGCCCTGAGCGGATTGTGACCATCACTGGCCCCACTGATGCCATCTTCAAGGCTTTTGCCATGATTGCCTACAAATTTGAGGAG GACATAACCAACTCCATGAGCAACAGCACCGCTACCAGCAAACCTCCAGTGACACTGCGGCTGGTGGTGCCAGCGAGTCAGTGTGGCTCTCTCATTGGCAAGGGGGGCTCCAAGATCAAGGAAATCCGAGAG TCCACAGGTGCTCAGGTCCAAGTGGCGGGGGACATGCTGCCCAACTCCACGGAGCGGGCGGTGACAATCTCAGGGACACCCGATGCAATTATACAGTGTGTCAAACAGATCTGTGTGGTGATGCTGGAGGTACAGTCTGTAACAAAGAGG TCCCCACCAAAAGGTGCCACCATTCCCTACCGCCCAAAGCCCGCCTCCACCCCTGTCATTTTTGCAGGTGGTCAG GCCTATACAATTCAGGGACAATACGCTATTCCACACCCAGAT TTGACCAAGCTCCACCAGTTGGCTATGCAGCAAACCCCCTTTACTCCCCTTGGACAGACCACCCCCGCTTTCCCTG gagaaaagctgcCCTTACATTCCTCCGAAGAAGCTCAAAATCTGATGGGCCAGTCATCAG GTTTGGATGCCAGTCCCCCGGCCAGTACTCATGAACTCACCATTCCCAATGAT CTAATAGGCTGCATAATCGGACGCCAAGGGACCAAAATCAATGAAATTCGGCAGATGTCGGGAGCGCAGATCAAAATCGCAAATGCCACAGAAGGGTCATCGGAGCGCCAAATTACCATCACAGGAACCCCTGCAAACATCAGCCTTGCACAGTACCTCATCAACGCCAG GCTGACGTCTGAGGTCACTGGAATGGGCGCACTCTAA
- the PCBP3 gene encoding poly(rC)-binding protein 3 isoform X18: MESKVSEGGLNVTLTIRLLMHGKEVGSIIGKKGETVKKMREESGARINISEGNCPERIVTITGPTDAIFKAFAMIAYKFEEDITNSMSNSTATSKPPVTLRLVVPASQCGSLIGKGGSKIKEIRESTGAQVQVAGDMLPNSTERAVTISGTPDAIIQCVKQICVVMLEAYTIQGQYAIPHPDLTKLHQLAMQQTPFTPLGQTTPAFPGEKLPLHSSEEAQNLMGQSSGLDASPPASTHELTIPNDLIGCIIGRQGTKINEIRQMSGAQIKIANATEGSSERQITITGTPANISLAQYLINARLTSEVTGMGAL, encoded by the exons ATGGAGTCCAAGGTCTCCGAAGGCGGTCTCAACGTCACCCTCACCATCCGGCTGCTGATGCACGGCAAG gAAGTGGGAAGCATCATCGGGAAG AAAGGAGAGACCGTGAAGAAGATGCGTGAGGAG AGTGGGGCAAGGATCAACATCTCAGAGGGGAACTGCCCTGAGCGGATTGTGACCATCACTGGCCCCACTGATGCCATCTTCAAGGCTTTTGCCATGATTGCCTACAAATTTGAGGAG GACATAACCAACTCCATGAGCAACAGCACCGCTACCAGCAAACCTCCAGTGACACTGCGGCTGGTGGTGCCAGCGAGTCAGTGTGGCTCTCTCATTGGCAAGGGGGGCTCCAAGATCAAGGAAATCCGAGAG TCCACAGGTGCTCAGGTCCAAGTGGCGGGGGACATGCTGCCCAACTCCACGGAGCGGGCGGTGACAATCTCAGGGACACCCGATGCAATTATACAGTGTGTCAAACAGATCTGTGTGGTGATGCTGGAG GCCTATACAATTCAGGGACAATACGCTATTCCACACCCAGAT TTGACCAAGCTCCACCAGTTGGCTATGCAGCAAACCCCCTTTACTCCCCTTGGACAGACCACCCCCGCTTTCCCTG gagaaaagctgcCCTTACATTCCTCCGAAGAAGCTCAAAATCTGATGGGCCAGTCATCAG GTTTGGATGCCAGTCCCCCGGCCAGTACTCATGAACTCACCATTCCCAATGAT CTAATAGGCTGCATAATCGGACGCCAAGGGACCAAAATCAATGAAATTCGGCAGATGTCGGGAGCGCAGATCAAAATCGCAAATGCCACAGAAGGGTCATCGGAGCGCCAAATTACCATCACAGGAACCCCTGCAAACATCAGCCTTGCACAGTACCTCATCAACGCCAG GCTGACGTCTGAGGTCACTGGAATGGGCGCACTCTAA
- the PCBP3 gene encoding poly(rC)-binding protein 3 isoform X12: protein MESKVSEGGLNVTLTIRLLMHGKEVGSIIGKKGETVKKMREESGARINISEGNCPERIVTITGPTDAIFKAFAMIAYKFEEDITNSMSNSTATSKPPVTLRLVVPASQCGSLIGKGGSKIKEIRESTGAQVQVAGDMLPNSTERAVTISGTPDAIIQCVKQICVVMLEVQSVTKRAYTIQGQYAIPHPDQLTKLHQLAMQQTPFTPLGQTTPAFPGEKLPLHSSEEAQNLMGQSSGLDASPPASTHELTIPNDLIGCIIGRQGTKINEIRQMSGAQIKIANATEGSSERQITITGTPANISLAQYLINASSADPDPHGRNTFTA, encoded by the exons ATGGAGTCCAAGGTCTCCGAAGGCGGTCTCAACGTCACCCTCACCATCCGGCTGCTGATGCACGGCAAG gAAGTGGGAAGCATCATCGGGAAG AAAGGAGAGACCGTGAAGAAGATGCGTGAGGAG AGTGGGGCAAGGATCAACATCTCAGAGGGGAACTGCCCTGAGCGGATTGTGACCATCACTGGCCCCACTGATGCCATCTTCAAGGCTTTTGCCATGATTGCCTACAAATTTGAGGAG GACATAACCAACTCCATGAGCAACAGCACCGCTACCAGCAAACCTCCAGTGACACTGCGGCTGGTGGTGCCAGCGAGTCAGTGTGGCTCTCTCATTGGCAAGGGGGGCTCCAAGATCAAGGAAATCCGAGAG TCCACAGGTGCTCAGGTCCAAGTGGCGGGGGACATGCTGCCCAACTCCACGGAGCGGGCGGTGACAATCTCAGGGACACCCGATGCAATTATACAGTGTGTCAAACAGATCTGTGTGGTGATGCTGGAGGTACAGTCTGTAACAAAGAGG GCCTATACAATTCAGGGACAATACGCTATTCCACACCCAGAT CAGTTGACCAAGCTCCACCAGTTGGCTATGCAGCAAACCCCCTTTACTCCCCTTGGACAGACCACCCCCGCTTTCCCTG gagaaaagctgcCCTTACATTCCTCCGAAGAAGCTCAAAATCTGATGGGCCAGTCATCAG GTTTGGATGCCAGTCCCCCGGCCAGTACTCATGAACTCACCATTCCCAATGAT CTAATAGGCTGCATAATCGGACGCCAAGGGACCAAAATCAATGAAATTCGGCAGATGTCGGGAGCGCAGATCAAAATCGCAAATGCCACAGAAGGGTCATCGGAGCGCCAAATTACCATCACAGGAACCCCTGCAAACATCAGCCTTGCACAGTACCTCATCAACGCCAG
- the PCBP3 gene encoding poly(rC)-binding protein 3 isoform X1 produces the protein MESKVSEGGLNVTLTIRLLMHGKEVGSIIGKKGETVKKMREESGARINISEGNCPERIVTITGPTDAIFKAFAMIAYKFEEDITNSMSNSTATSKPPVTLRLVVPASQCGSLIGKGGSKIKEIRESTGAQVQVAGDMLPNSTERAVTISGTPDAIIQCVKQICVVMLEVQSVTKRSPPKGATIPYRPKPASTPVIFAGGQAYTIQGQYAIPHPDQLTKLHQLAMQQTPFTPLGQTTPAFPGEKLPLHSSEEAQNLMGQSSGLDASPPASTHELTIPNDLIGCIIGRQGTKINEIRQMSGAQIKIANATEGSSERQITITGTPANISLAQYLINASSADPDPHGRNTFTA, from the exons ATGGAGTCCAAGGTCTCCGAAGGCGGTCTCAACGTCACCCTCACCATCCGGCTGCTGATGCACGGCAAG gAAGTGGGAAGCATCATCGGGAAG AAAGGAGAGACCGTGAAGAAGATGCGTGAGGAG AGTGGGGCAAGGATCAACATCTCAGAGGGGAACTGCCCTGAGCGGATTGTGACCATCACTGGCCCCACTGATGCCATCTTCAAGGCTTTTGCCATGATTGCCTACAAATTTGAGGAG GACATAACCAACTCCATGAGCAACAGCACCGCTACCAGCAAACCTCCAGTGACACTGCGGCTGGTGGTGCCAGCGAGTCAGTGTGGCTCTCTCATTGGCAAGGGGGGCTCCAAGATCAAGGAAATCCGAGAG TCCACAGGTGCTCAGGTCCAAGTGGCGGGGGACATGCTGCCCAACTCCACGGAGCGGGCGGTGACAATCTCAGGGACACCCGATGCAATTATACAGTGTGTCAAACAGATCTGTGTGGTGATGCTGGAGGTACAGTCTGTAACAAAGAGG TCCCCACCAAAAGGTGCCACCATTCCCTACCGCCCAAAGCCCGCCTCCACCCCTGTCATTTTTGCAGGTGGTCAG GCCTATACAATTCAGGGACAATACGCTATTCCACACCCAGAT CAGTTGACCAAGCTCCACCAGTTGGCTATGCAGCAAACCCCCTTTACTCCCCTTGGACAGACCACCCCCGCTTTCCCTG gagaaaagctgcCCTTACATTCCTCCGAAGAAGCTCAAAATCTGATGGGCCAGTCATCAG GTTTGGATGCCAGTCCCCCGGCCAGTACTCATGAACTCACCATTCCCAATGAT CTAATAGGCTGCATAATCGGACGCCAAGGGACCAAAATCAATGAAATTCGGCAGATGTCGGGAGCGCAGATCAAAATCGCAAATGCCACAGAAGGGTCATCGGAGCGCCAAATTACCATCACAGGAACCCCTGCAAACATCAGCCTTGCACAGTACCTCATCAACGCCAG